Proteins from a genomic interval of Macaca mulatta isolate MMU2019108-1 chromosome 18, T2T-MMU8v2.0, whole genome shotgun sequence:
- the RALBP1 gene encoding ralA-binding protein 1 isoform X1, with translation MTECFLPPTSSPSEHRRVEHGSGLTRTPSSEEISPTKFPGLYRTGEPSPPHDILHEPPDIVSDDEKDHGKKKGKFKKKEKRTEGYAAFQEDSSGDEAESPSKMKRSKGIHVFKKPSFSKKKEKDFKIKEKPKEEKHKEEKHKEEKHKEKKSKDLTAADVVKQWKEKKKKKKPIQEPEVPQIDVPNLKPIFGIPLADAVERTMMYDGIRLPAVFRECIDYVEKYGMKCEGIYRVSGIKSKVDELKAAYDREESTNLEEYEPNTVASLLKQYLRDLPENLLTKELMPRFEEACGRTTETEKVQEFQRLLKELPECNYLLISWLIVHMDHVIAKELETKMNIQNISIVLSPTVQISNRVLYVFFTHVQELFGNVVLKQVTKPLRWSNMATMPTLPETQAGIKEEIRRQEFLLNCLHRDLQGGIKDLSKEERLWEVQRILTALKRKLREAKRQECETKIAQEIASLSKEDVSKEEMNENEEVINILLAQENEILTEQEELLAMEQFLRRQIASEKEEIERLRAEIAEIQSRQQHGRSETEEYSSESESESEDEEELQIILEDLQRQNEELEIKNNHLNQAIHEEREAIIELRVQLRLLQMQRAKAEQQAQEDQEPEWRGGAVQPPRDGVLEPKAAKEQPKAGKEPAKPSPSRDRKETSI, from the exons ATGACCGAGTGCTTCCTGCCCCCCACCAGCAGCCCCAGTGAACACCGCAGGGTGGAGCATGGCAGCGGGCTTACCCGGACCCCCAGCTCTGAAGAGATCAGCCCTACTAAGTTTCCTGGACTGTACCGCACTGGCGAGCCTTCACCTCCCCACGACATCCTCCATGAGCCTCCTGATATAGTGTCTGATGATGAGAAAGATCatgggaagaaaaaagggaaatttaagaaaaaggaaaagagga CTGAAGGCTATGCAGCCTTTCAGGAAGATAGCTCTGGAGATGAGGCAGAAAGTCCTTCTAAAATGAAGAGGTCCAAGGGTATCCATGTTTTCAAGAAGCCCAGCTTttctaaaaagaaggaaaaggattttaaaataaaagagaaacccaaagaagaaaagcataaagaagaaaagcacaaagaagaaaaacataaagagaagaagtcaaaAGACTTGACAGCAGCTGATGTTGTTAAACagtggaaggaaaagaagaaaaagaaaaagccaattCAGGAGCCAGAGGTGCCTCAGATTGATGTTCCAAATCTCAAACCCATTTTTGGAATTCCTTTGGCTGATGCAGTAGAGAGGACCATGATGTATGATGGCATTCGGCTGCCAGCCGTTTTCCGTGAATGTATAGATTACGTAGAGAAGTATGGCATGAAGTGTGAAGGCATCTACAGAGTATCAG GAATTAAATCAAAGGTGGATGAGCTAAAAGCAGCCTATGACCGGGAGGAGTCTACAAACTTGGAAGAATATGAGCCTAACACTGTAGCCAGTTTGCTGAAGCAGTATTTGCGAGACCTTCCAGAGAATTTGCTTACCAAAGAGCTTATGCCCAGATTTGAAGAGGCTTGTGGGAGGACCACGGAGACTGAGAAAGTGCAGGAATTCCAGCGTTTACTCAAAGAACTGCCAGAATGTAACTATCTTCTGATTTCTTGGCTCATTGTGCACATGGACCATGTCATCGCAAAGGAActggaaacaaaaatgaatatacagaacatttctataGTGCTCAGCCCAACCGTGCAG atCAGCAATCGAGTCTTGTATGTGTTTTTCACACATGTGCAAGAACTCTTTGGAAATGTGGTACTAAAGCAAGTGACGAAACCTCTGCGATGGTCTAACATGGCCACGATGCCCACACTGCCGGAGACCCAGGCGGGCATCAAGGAGGAGATCAGGAGACAG GAGTTTCTTTTGAATTGTTTACATCGAGATCTGCAGGGCGGGATAAAGGATTTGTCTAAAGAAGAAAGATTATGGGAAGTACAAAGAATTTTGACAGCCCTCAAAAGAAAACTCAGAGAAGCTAAAAGACAG GAGTGTGAAACCAAGATTGCACAAGAGATAGCCAGTCTTTCAAAAGAGGATGTTTCCAAAgaagagatgaatgaaaatgaagaagttATAAATATTCTCCTGGCTCAG GAGAATGAGATCCTGACTGAACAGGAGGAGCTCCTGGCCATGGAGCAGTTTCTGCGCCGGCAGATTGcctcagaaaaagaagagatagaACGCCTCAGAGCTGAGATTGCCGAAATTCAGAG TCGCCAGCAGCATGGCCGAAGTGAGACTGAGGAGTACTCCtccgagagcgagagcgagagtgaggatgaggaggagcTGCAGATCATTCTGGAAGACTTACAGAGACAGAACGAAGAGCTGGAA ATAAAGAACAATCATTTGAATCAAGCAATTCATGAGGAGCGCGAGGCGATCATCGAGCTGCGAGTACAGCTGCGGCTGCTCCAGATGCAGCGGGCCAAGGCCGAGCAGCAGGCACAGGAGGACCAGGAGCCTGAGTGGCGCGGGGGTGCCGTCCAGCCGCCCAGAGACGGCGTCCTCGAGCCGAAAGCAGCTAAAGAGCAGCcaaaggcaggcaaggagccggCGAAGCCATCGCCCAGCAGGGACAGGAAGGAGACGTCCATCTGA
- the RALBP1 gene encoding ralA-binding protein 1 isoform X2 has protein sequence MKRSKGIHVFKKPSFSKKKEKDFKIKEKPKEEKHKEEKHKEEKHKEKKSKDLTAADVVKQWKEKKKKKKPIQEPEVPQIDVPNLKPIFGIPLADAVERTMMYDGIRLPAVFRECIDYVEKYGMKCEGIYRVSGIKSKVDELKAAYDREESTNLEEYEPNTVASLLKQYLRDLPENLLTKELMPRFEEACGRTTETEKVQEFQRLLKELPECNYLLISWLIVHMDHVIAKELETKMNIQNISIVLSPTVQISNRVLYVFFTHVQELFGNVVLKQVTKPLRWSNMATMPTLPETQAGIKEEIRRQEFLLNCLHRDLQGGIKDLSKEERLWEVQRILTALKRKLREAKRQECETKIAQEIASLSKEDVSKEEMNENEEVINILLAQENEILTEQEELLAMEQFLRRQIASEKEEIERLRAEIAEIQSRQQHGRSETEEYSSESESESEDEEELQIILEDLQRQNEELEIKNNHLNQAIHEEREAIIELRVQLRLLQMQRAKAEQQAQEDQEPEWRGGAVQPPRDGVLEPKAAKEQPKAGKEPAKPSPSRDRKETSI, from the exons ATGAAGAGGTCCAAGGGTATCCATGTTTTCAAGAAGCCCAGCTTttctaaaaagaaggaaaaggattttaaaataaaagagaaacccaaagaagaaaagcataaagaagaaaagcacaaagaagaaaaacataaagagaagaagtcaaaAGACTTGACAGCAGCTGATGTTGTTAAACagtggaaggaaaagaagaaaaagaaaaagccaattCAGGAGCCAGAGGTGCCTCAGATTGATGTTCCAAATCTCAAACCCATTTTTGGAATTCCTTTGGCTGATGCAGTAGAGAGGACCATGATGTATGATGGCATTCGGCTGCCAGCCGTTTTCCGTGAATGTATAGATTACGTAGAGAAGTATGGCATGAAGTGTGAAGGCATCTACAGAGTATCAG GAATTAAATCAAAGGTGGATGAGCTAAAAGCAGCCTATGACCGGGAGGAGTCTACAAACTTGGAAGAATATGAGCCTAACACTGTAGCCAGTTTGCTGAAGCAGTATTTGCGAGACCTTCCAGAGAATTTGCTTACCAAAGAGCTTATGCCCAGATTTGAAGAGGCTTGTGGGAGGACCACGGAGACTGAGAAAGTGCAGGAATTCCAGCGTTTACTCAAAGAACTGCCAGAATGTAACTATCTTCTGATTTCTTGGCTCATTGTGCACATGGACCATGTCATCGCAAAGGAActggaaacaaaaatgaatatacagaacatttctataGTGCTCAGCCCAACCGTGCAG atCAGCAATCGAGTCTTGTATGTGTTTTTCACACATGTGCAAGAACTCTTTGGAAATGTGGTACTAAAGCAAGTGACGAAACCTCTGCGATGGTCTAACATGGCCACGATGCCCACACTGCCGGAGACCCAGGCGGGCATCAAGGAGGAGATCAGGAGACAG GAGTTTCTTTTGAATTGTTTACATCGAGATCTGCAGGGCGGGATAAAGGATTTGTCTAAAGAAGAAAGATTATGGGAAGTACAAAGAATTTTGACAGCCCTCAAAAGAAAACTCAGAGAAGCTAAAAGACAG GAGTGTGAAACCAAGATTGCACAAGAGATAGCCAGTCTTTCAAAAGAGGATGTTTCCAAAgaagagatgaatgaaaatgaagaagttATAAATATTCTCCTGGCTCAG GAGAATGAGATCCTGACTGAACAGGAGGAGCTCCTGGCCATGGAGCAGTTTCTGCGCCGGCAGATTGcctcagaaaaagaagagatagaACGCCTCAGAGCTGAGATTGCCGAAATTCAGAG TCGCCAGCAGCATGGCCGAAGTGAGACTGAGGAGTACTCCtccgagagcgagagcgagagtgaggatgaggaggagcTGCAGATCATTCTGGAAGACTTACAGAGACAGAACGAAGAGCTGGAA ATAAAGAACAATCATTTGAATCAAGCAATTCATGAGGAGCGCGAGGCGATCATCGAGCTGCGAGTACAGCTGCGGCTGCTCCAGATGCAGCGGGCCAAGGCCGAGCAGCAGGCACAGGAGGACCAGGAGCCTGAGTGGCGCGGGGGTGCCGTCCAGCCGCCCAGAGACGGCGTCCTCGAGCCGAAAGCAGCTAAAGAGCAGCcaaaggcaggcaaggagccggCGAAGCCATCGCCCAGCAGGGACAGGAAGGAGACGTCCATCTGA